In the genome of Scylla paramamosain isolate STU-SP2022 chromosome 2, ASM3559412v1, whole genome shotgun sequence, the window CCAACAGCGACTCTGCTAGGGTATTATTTTGCCTCTTATATAAGGTTTCCAGCTCCTTTAACTACAAGTATCTTCAACTTCAGTCTGCTTCATATGCCACAGCAAGGCCGGGTATCCTAGGAGCGGGCAAAAGCCACTCTGCCAGGACACTGATTGTCTACTGTTATCTAATAAACGCAAAAGGATGTCCAGCTCCTTTAACCACAAATAAAATCTCATCAACTTTGGTCTCTTCACATGAGAACACACGAGAAGAACAGATACCAGAAGGTTTATCGGTCTGCATCGAGAGTGTGTCCATCTATTTACTAATGGCAGTGAAGTACTTGTGGAAGAACAGGAGGGATACATAACAAGGCTCTCTTCACGTCCACCTGTCCCTCCAGCACCTCTACCTGTCTTTTGTCCCCGTCTAGTCTTCAataaaacgtgcatttttttttttaccccaagCCCTTTACCACAATAAACAAATGACACTCACCTATGCCACTGATGAAAACACAGGGCAAGGTGAGATTAAACACGAAGGACATGGGTCGCcaccataaagtttgtttccttttaccTTCATCTCTTCACCACATTGAGCAAACACACTGAATACACAACACACTAACCTATACCGCTGATAAGCACGCAGAGTAGGATGAGACTGAACACGTACACTATAGATCACCGCTTCTATAAACATACCTTCTTTTACCCTAAGCTCTCCACCACACGGAGCAAAACATTCACCCTAAGGTCTCTACAATACAAAACaagcaacacacaacacactcacccTTGCCATTGATAAGCACGCAGGGCAGGATGAGACTGAACACGTAGAACATTGGTCGCCGCCTGAGCTTGATGGTGAAGGTTATGTCCGGGTAAGGCTCTGGGCAGCACGAGCAGTAAGTGACGTTCTTAGCTGCCGTGAACTCCACCAGGTCAAACTCTCCGTTGGACTGATAGTTGGACATGTCCCCTGTGTCCATTTACTTTATGAGGTCCAGCTGGGAAGAggtagtgagagggagagagtgagcgggtggtgagtgtgtgtgggagggtacTGAGTGctaggatggatggatggatgagtggaggcAAGAGGTATtgaaggagaggtggacaggagagaggagaagggataaaaaaaaaagatggaatacggaaggatggaaggaggaatgaaaaaagagggtaagagagtgagtggtgtctgtgtgtgtgtgtgtgtgtgtgtgtgtgtgtgtgtgtgtgtgctgagcatGTGGGAATGTGTGTGGGAGGATGCATAGAGGTAagagagattgaaggaaaattggagaagagagagatgatgaggaaaaagatgtgaaagacaaggagagagagagagagagagagagagagagagagagagagagagagagagagagagagagagagagagagagagaagggcgagGGCAGgtggagaaaacaaataaaagtccACAAATCAACGAAGATCAGGCGGCCACGACAAGGTTACAGGTGGGTGTTGGGACTCGAACCCCGGCACACAGTTGGGGCGGCAAGGTGTTCACCAGTGAGCCACCTTGGGGAAGATgtagaaggagaaacaggagggaaaacgacaggaggggagggatttagaagaggaaagagaaggggcaggtgaagaagttttaaggacacaatataattaattagttagaacagtcaggaagttaacgaggaaagctaaggacaattatgaattaaaggtagccagccaggcgaagacggaccccaagggattttatcaggtatacaggacgaaaaataaggatactgtaggttcattaaaggcagcagatggggagctggttagttctggggaggagataagtaaacttctgaatgattattttttaactgtcttcacccaggaaaacatgcaggatatgccagatagtgaacaggtgtttagagcagatgagaatgagaagttgacagatatttccataactagggagatagtggagcaggagatagataggttaaaaaagttcaagtcaccaggacctgatgaaatatatcccagagtacttaaggaatgtaaagagattattagtgagccgttagtttctgtctttaggaaatcactggagtcgggtgaggtaccagtaatgtggaggcaggctaatgtagtacccatctttaagaaaggagattaaactttagcgtctaattatagacctgtcagcttaacttcagttgtaggtaaaatgttagagtcaataatagcgaggaacattaaggaacatttagacaaacataacttgataaatcagtcacagcatggcttcacgaaggggaagtcttgcctgacaaacttgttaagtttttacagtaaggtgtacgaggcagtagataatggcgatagttatgatatcttatatctggactttagtaaagcattcgacaaggtgcctcatcaaaggctcctttaaggttagggcacacaggatagatgggaaggtgttaggctggatagggtcatggcttggtaacaggcgacagagagtggtaataaacagttcgaaatccgagtggggtcatgtaattagtgggatgccacagggatcagtattagggccattgttatttctaatatatatcaatgacttggatagtggaattagtagtgatgttagtaaatttgcggatgacacaaagataggtagattaattaagtcagattcggatgccatcgccttgcagacagacttagataaaatgaatgaatggacggatagatggcaaatgcaatttaatatcaataaatgcaaagtgcttagcgtaggtagaggaaacccacacaataggtacacattaaacaaccaaactgtggtaggtacagggtacgagaaagatttaggagttatagttagctctgaactccgtctagggaaacaatgcatagaagccagaaacaaggcaaatagggtactaggattaatttttaggagtgttaaaagtagaaggccggaagtaatattaaagttatacttggcgctggtcaaacctcatctagactacgctgtgcagttctggtccccacattacaggaaagatataggtctattagaatcagtacacatgaaaatgactaaaaggatacaggggatgaggagtattccttaataataataattaataagtgttttgaagaaGGCACTTTTCCTAAACATCTCCAGATGACCAAAATTGTTCCAGTGTTTAAAAAAGGTGATAAACTACTTCATACAAATTATAGACCCATAGCTATCTTAACAACTTTTagcaaaatatttgaaaaggtAATGGCCTCAAGACTCATGGATTatctcactcaaaattcaatatTAACAGACCAACAGTTTGGATGTAGACCTCAATATAGTACAGAATTGGCCTTGCAACAGTTATGTCAATATATTTATGATGCAATGGACGAAAAGTCTTACAGTATTACAGTATTTTGTGATTTaaccaaagcttttgataccatTTCTCATCCAATACTGctagaaaaacttaaaaactatGGAAATAGAGGCACAGCTAATAATTGGTTTAATAGTTACCTTAGTCACAGACAACAGTTCACTATAAATAATAATCAGTCATCTTCTCGTAAAGCAATTAAatctggtgttcctcaaggctcaaTATTAGGACCTTACTATTTTTGGTATACATTAATGATTTACCACGCTGTAGTGAAGTACTACAATTTTTACTTTACGCTGACGACACATCaatacaactaaaaaaaaaaaaaatattaaggatTTGGAGAAAATTGcaaatgaagagatggtcaaGGTTGCAAACTGGTTAAAAAGTAATAAGCTCAcactaaatattaaaaaaaaaacagttgtaTGATGAATCGACCACTGATGTCTCAGCCACCCTTATTAACTATCAAAATTGACAATATTCCTATAAGCCAGCTCAGCGAAGTGAAATTTCTTGGAATTACTATTGATAATACCCTCAAATGGAACTCTCATATTGATACTTTGAAAACCAaacggatcacctgaagatccgccaccccagccgcactcggggtggcagatcttcaggtgagacaatctggggtggcggatcttcaggtgatcccatacttttaatgaagtaaacttttttctgcatttttttatgtccactcagttttttaatgcgttcatgttgttaggttaggttaggttaggttaggctaacctaacctaacctttcctaacctaacctaacctaaccaagtgagagagtctggggtggcggatcttcaggtgagacaatctggggtggcggatcttcaggtgagacaatctggggtggcggatcttcaggtgatccctgtggggtggcggatcttcaggtgatccaacCAAACTTAGTAAAATAACAGGTCTATTGTATAGAATAAGGAATCAGCTGCCCATTGAATGTATAAAATTGATTTACATATCAACGGTATATCTACATTTGTTGTATTGTTGTGCTGTGTGGGGTGGAGCATTTAAAACTTTAATTAACAGTCTTTTTCTCACACAGAAGAAAATGCTTCGTATTATGTTCTACCGTCACCGTTATGATCAcacttctcctctcttcactgAACACAAAATACTTAAGCTCCATGACATCATAACATTACAGACCATTTCATTTGTACATGCATCGCTAAATTCCTTCCCTGTACACTGTGGCTTccaagaaacagacaaaacctCCGTATTCCGCTGTGCCGCTGTGCCGCACCGACCATGCACAGCAGAGTGTCCTGGTGCGGGGCAGCAGGCTCTGGAACACACTGCCACAAGATATTAAAGGCATCACCCAACAGGACACTTTtaacaaaaaactgaaaacaacaCTTCTTCATAACACCCAGCAATGGCAGCTATAACTTGTGTCTAGTAATTTCTGTGCACTACacttattcatttgttattaCCCTATATATCAATATAtgttgttagtattattgttaatactattattgttattaataatacttttatggtattattattattattattattattattattattattattattattattattattattattattatttatattattattattattatttatcttattattattattatttatattattattattattattattattattattattatttatattattattattattattattatttatattattattattattatttatatcattattattattattattattatttatattattattattattattattattattattattattattattattattatttatattattattattattactattattattattattattatcattttctacaatttatattattttaataGACAATGACCCACATCACATGTACCTGCTCAGTTTACAAATAGTAGATGGTCCGTAGTAAAGCTTCGGCTTATCGGACCATAGGCTATAAAATTGTACATATTTGTATATAAATGTTTTTCTAAGGGGCCAATAAAATATCTTGtatcttgtatctctctctctctctctctctctctctctctctctctctctcccaatggaCTGTTGAGATTACAATTTTAATTATCGTGGTGCATTTCAAAGTCTCACttgctctttttctcatttttatccccACAAACCATTAATTCTGACAACGACACAGCACTGACACTTGACTCAGGCAATACCCAAAGCTGTCCTGGGTGTTGCGTGGTGTGCTGCCTCCTTcagggccaccaccaccaccaccaccaccaccaccaccaccaccaccacactgctggTGCCTGGGCGGGGGGCGATGTCTAGCTGAGTAATGAGTGACCAGAGTGATGGATGGCGAGGGAACATGGCGGTGTGAGATCTGCCACGTCCACTCACTGCACTGCACAAAGCTGGTGTGGCAACAGTTATggcacaaaaaaagcaaaacatctATCCGAAATGTTTATGAGTTTAGGAAGTGTTGAGGAAACGCCTTGTTTAGTTGAGTAATTTGGTGACGAGTTGTAATTTGTGTGGCCGCGCATACtcaagtgggtgggtgggaggggaggcggTCATTCCCACGCCCGCGACCTTATCgtggaattattattttttgtaaagcTACAACACAGATCCTCTTTTACCTTCGcgaattgtgaaaaaaatatctcgatttatatgtttgtgtgtgtgtgtgtgtgtgtgtgtgtgtgtgtgtgtgtgtgtgtgtgtgtgtgtgtgtgtgtgtgtgtgtgtgtattgtagaCCCATAACCATCCTCTTAAGCATAACAAAAACTTATTCTTCAAAATTTCTTGAACTTTTAAAGTGTAACTAAGATTGCGGTAACAAAGATGCTCAAATGTTTTCCCAGGCGATAGTCCACGATTCTCAGGGGacgttttagagagagagagacagagagagagagagagagagagagagagagagagagagagagagagagagagagagagagagagcgccccaGTGTTTTGCGTGGTGTAGCAGTATAGCAGTGGCTGGAGGTGAAGTGTTTCCTTTGGTGTCTTTGACAGACAGGACCTGAGGGAGGGTGAAGAGCGCAAGGAGATGACTGATCCCAGCACGCGGACGTGCCTGAAGCCTGACCCGAGCGGGGCGCGTCTCACTCTTGACCCAGCGCAAGGCTCCGACACCGCCACCTACAAGTGCCGGGTGGACTTTGAAATGTCGTCCACCCGCTCCACCCTCGTCACCCTCACTGTGTACGGTAAGGAGAGCAAGActagttccttcctcctcttatctctatgtatttattgattgattgattgattgattggccGAAGGTCTCTCGGTGATGTCCTGGGAGTATTCTGTCAAATTAGGATATTTATGATACCATTAGAGGCCTTtcaagagatgtgtgtgtgtgtgtgtgtgtgtgtgtgtgtgtgtgtgtgtgtgtgtgtctgtgagtgtgtgtgtgtgtgtgtgtgtgtgtgtgtgtgtgtgtgtgtgtgtgtgtgtgtgtgtgcgtgcgtgtgtgtctgtgtgtttgtgtgtgtgtgtgtgtgtgtgtgtgtgtgtgtgtgtgtgtgtgtgtgtgtgcgtgtatgtgtgtgtgtgtttgtgtgtgtgtgtgtgtgtgtgtgtgtgtgtgtgtgtgtgtgtgtgtgtgtgtgtgtgtgtgtgtgtgtgtgtgtaaggagaggTGTTCTTTCATTCCCAAAAACTTTGTCGCTTCCACCAGCACTGGCAAAAAATCTTTATTAGATGACCTTTAGCATCACCATCAGGGTAAATATCCTGTCATTCACCTTGCGTGTTGATATACATGATGATTTAGCCGAATACCAAAAGCTGCAGgcgcccaccaccaccggcgCATTCCGCAACACCCTTGCGTTTTATCACCAACGTCTTATTCAAAGCTTGTGCGTTGAGCGGCAGGAGGCGGCGAGGCGTGACATAGCGACGCCTGATGACCCGTGGCACGAATGTTAACGTGGTGAATGGCAGCGGCAGTAGGGGCATGGGAGGGGGCGAGGGGCCTGGGAGGTGATTTGCTCCTCCACTCATCGCCAAGTTATCGGAAACGTGTGCCGGAGACATATGGCTTTAAGATACTCCAGCTAGAGGTGCGATATGAAGCAGAATATACTGCCCCGCCAGCCGGCCAGGATGTCAATAGATGCGCCGCCAAACCCTCAAGCTTCCTCGCTAATATTATGTGAAGACGCTGGCCAGCCGAGGCGTGGGAGAGtgtgaggcagagggagggtCTCTGCCACCGCCCACCACAgacctcatttcatcttccaCACCAAGacagtttgtttattcatatgtCTGGCTGTGATCACTACCGGGATTTGTAATAGATGGCATCTGGAGCTTCcacatcttcctctcttacttttaCTGGGTGCAAGTGTAGCAAACTCGCGCAATTGTGTCCTTGACTTGCTTCTGCGTgggaggaagatatgaaggGAAACTTTGTGCACGAACGTATTCCAATCTTGCTTCTTTTATCCTTGCTGTGTTCTAGGAGTGCGTACGTTGCAAATATAAATAGGtgacacacaacaaacattacTGAGACCCCAAACTAATCAATGCATAATATAATAatgtatataatatttattcttttttttttataaaatatacTAGTAGATGAAGTTAACGCATCCCTGTTTGTCAGAAGGCACCGATGGTCAGCTGTGTGGCCGAGGCGTTCTTGATTTACGCAGCACGACGCTCCATAATTTAAGTGCTGTCTCTCTCTTAGGCGAAATCGCTcataacaagtaaaataaaaataaagaaaagttttagTCGCCTTaacttaatttttacttttctttcctgaaatgaggataaggaaagaTACTCGAGTTGCTTGAACACTCTTAAGACCGTGCCAGCATTTGAAGACACTTTAATGTCTCCCCTGAGCAGCGTTtctcttaaaagaaaataatacatttttttccgcTGCGTTAATCTCTCCTCTTTTGGACCCGGGCGGTGCAAGTGGAGAGCGAGGCCGGAACAAAGGGAGAATAGACCTGGAATAGTTACTGCTGCCGCGAGAGGTAATTTTTGACTCAGTTTCCCCACCACTTTAATGCCTCGACTCCAGGGTGATTTTAAAGGTTTTCGTATTGTTTTGCTACATTGCTTTGtactcttttatctttcatccgTCACATTTGTTAGGTTTATGATGTTTTGTGGTTCAGGTTCTCAGTTGTTTCTTtcttaagactctctctctctctctctctctctctctctctctctctctctctctctctctctctggaaaaaaagATCTTCACAATGCATACAGATTTCCCGTCACTTCATGAgtgtattttatgttatttccaTGTTAGTCTTTTTTTGTAGCAAAGGGAAAACATGTAACCTGCCTCCAATGCGGGTTGCGCAACTGACGGTCACGTGGCTGCGTGGGTCGCGTGTGGCTCGTTCAGGGAGCACAGTGAGGACATCGGGGCACATTCACGGCTTGCTGGGGCAGGACACGTGCTGCACATCTCCGTGTAGCTCAAAATGGCGCGTCTTGGTGCCAGTGTCTCGAGGATGAGGCGGCCACCAGGCGGCATTGTGGGTCAGAGggaatcatcaccattactgccgcccacacactccagcacgggCTTCATGTGTGCCACCCACGCAACACACGCATCAGCACTTGACAGCACAACGCACACATTCCTCCACGTACACAGTGTACTATTGCGTTTAAACATGTAATTGAAGTAGCACTGCGTCGCCAGTGCATTCCTATGCATTGAGAGGGAAAGGTATGACAGTATGTAATTAAATCAAGAACGTAAGAGGTGATATCGATTCAGTAAATAACTAGGTGTGCAGTGCGCGTGGGAGGGCGTAGGGTGGGGCGTGGGAGAGCGTGGCGCGGCTGTTGGTGCATTCGCCGCCTGGGTTCACCTGGAAGGGGATGACCCATGCAGGTATTTCCCCAGCCCGCCCTCATCACTTGGCTTACCCTTAGAGGCTCAAGGAGGGAGCTGGTCATAACGACAACTGGAGCACAGTATGGATGGACACCCCAGTTTATTCCCGCATATTTCCTGAGGAGCGGCCGCGCTGTAGTGTAGTGTGGACAACAACACATGGTAAGGgcttatgatttatttttatatatatcacatCCACACATTTTGTCAAAGACCGTGgataaggagagagatggacatgtgagaataagagtgagagtaagagggGAGTGAGTAGATGACAGATTTGCATTAAAAAgtcggaagaaagagagagaaagggagaagtgagagaggtgtgagagaggaagagagatggagatgtgagagtgagagtgagtgggtagGTCACGgatttggataaaaaaaaaatgacagagagagagacaaggggagaagtaagaggtgtgagagaggagaagtGGAGATGTGGCAGTGAGGGTgatagtgagagggagagtgagaggggagtgggtcctctacacctccttccttcctcctcttcctcctcctcctccttctcctcctccttctcctcctcctcctcctcctcctcctcctaagtatACACTATCAAACGTTGTATTAGTTAAATTATCATGCCTTGGTTTACTCAAACATCCCGCTAGCATTGATAAATACCATAGCATTGTATGAAGAATGTTGTTCAAGCAGTGAGTATTATGAGATAAATAAGCTGCAGCAAAGCTCTAATGCAACGACCCAGGAACAGCAAATATAATGAACAGCCAACTGGAATAATGCACCACGATTTCGAGAACATTATAGAAAGCCACTGCAATTTGCTCCTTCTTTGTGTCGGCGTGTAACATTGTGTGCATGACAAGAGTGGTGACTCAAAGAGTGGAGTCTTATGCAGCTCTCATTCGTTGCACCGCGATGCCATGTAACGCTGAGGCAGTGTGTAATCTTGCTGGGTAGGGCGGAGTGCGTGGCGCCAGACCAGTGTGAGAGTGTTCACCTGCAGATGGCTGCGGTTAGTGTGGCCGAATGCGAAGTTTATCACGATTTTGGTTTCAATTACTCATAATTAAAAACTCTGCCATGATTGAACAGTCCCTGACGCAGCCATTCATCCCACTGGCTGCACGCCACTCACCTTAGTGTGCGTGCATTCTTGTATGTAAAGCACTCCATCTACGCCTGTGGTCTCTGAAGTCTGCCGAAAATC includes:
- the LOC135107284 gene encoding uncharacterized protein LOC135107284 — translated: MAVQDLREGEERKEMTDPSTRTCLKPDPSGARLTLDPAQGSDTATYKCRVDFEMSSTRSTLVTLTVYVVPSCLVLLDTGWSPVHGGVLRSLIEGDPLTLQCTASGSPIGVNSGELP
- the LOC135106740 gene encoding CHRNA7-FAM7A fusion protein-like; this encodes MDTGDMSNYQSNGEFDLVEFTAAKNVTYCSCCPEPYPDITFTIKLRRRPMFYVFSLILPCVLINGKALLVFHVPSDPGRR